In Drosophila yakuba strain Tai18E2 chromosome X, Prin_Dyak_Tai18E2_2.1, whole genome shotgun sequence, a single genomic region encodes these proteins:
- the LOC6524858 gene encoding nudix hydrolase 2 — protein sequence MLATGFLARRTVLNQPAFNSWSTLLRTARNRPTSTVAARVPLKIQSQRQFTRVYSSSKAMDTPADVFRGITDRFAGVTVDGREENVDKSSFRDKLTKSLNFWTTNKNRAIWFRVYKEQADWVPILAENGFDFHHAKTGVVVMYRWLPEDESSNLPTYAHTLMGVGGLVINEQDEVLVVSDRFAMIPNSWKLPGGYVEPRENLIDAAIREVDEETGIRTEFRSVVSLRHAHGGTFGCSDMYVVIALKPLNLDFKRCEREIARLQWMPIAEYLKHPQVHETNRQFVRTFLDYQKRGLTLTCRDDVHQVLKKKYNLYYVEREQQQQQDEKNL from the exons ATGTTGGCCACCGGTTTTCTGGCTCGCAGAACCGTACTTAACCAGCCGGCGTTCAATTCATGGAGCACACTCCTCCGGACCGCTAGAAACCGACCCACATCCACGGTTGCCGCAAGAGTCCCACTAAAGATTCAGTCACAGCGGCAATTTACAAGAGTATACTCATC CTCCAAAGCTATGGACACGCCAGCTGATGTCTTCCGCGGCATTACGGATCGTTTTGCCGGAGTCACTGTCGATGGGCGCGAAGAGAACGTGGACAAATCCAGTTTTCGGGACAAACTGACAA AATCGCTGAACTTTTGGACGACGAACAAGAACCGGGCCATTTGGTTCCGTGTGTACAAGGAGCAGGCCGATTGGGTGCCCATTCTGGCGGAGAACGGCTTTGATTTCCACCATGCCAAGACCGGAGTGGTGGTCATGTACCGCTGGCTGCCAGAGGACGAGTCCAGCAACCTGCCCACCTACGCACACACGCTGATGGGCGTCGGCGGACTGGTGATCAACGAACAGGACGAGGTGCTGGTGGTGTCCGATCGGTTTGCGATGATACCGAACAGCTGGAAGCTGCCCGGCGGCTATGTGGAGCCGCGGGAGAATCTCATCGATGCGGCGATACGCGAGGTGGACGAGGAGACGGGAATACGCACCGAGTTCCGCTCAGTGGTCAGTCTGCGGCATGCCCATGGCGGCACCTTTGGATGCTCCGACATGTACGTGGTCATTGCCCTGAAGCCCCTGAATTTGGACTTCAAGCGCTGCGAGCGGGAGATCGCCCGCCTCCAGTGGATGCCAATCGCGGAGTATCTAAAGCATCCGCAGGTCCACGAGACGAACAGGCAGTTCGTGCGCACCTTTTTGGACTATCAGAAGCGCGGCCTGACCCTCACCTGTCGCGACGATGTGCACCAGGTGCTGAAGAAGAAATACAACCTGTATTACgtggagcgggagcagcaacagcagcaggatgaAAAGAATTTGTGA
- the LOC6524859 gene encoding mitochondrial inner membrane protease subunit 1, with amino-acid sequence MKILSRLGRLMRYTVAYAAITHCTFEYIGDFVLCKGPSMEPTLHSDNVLLTERLSKHWRTYQAGDIVIAISPINADQFICKRIVAVSGDQVLTQKPIPLEAEYSGSADDKKKPVMVKDYVPRGYVWIEGDNKGNSSDSRYYGPIPVGLIRSRVLCRIWPVSEATGL; translated from the exons ATGAAGATCCTTTCCCGTTTGGGCCGCCTGATGCGGTACACGGTGGCCTATGCGGCTATCACACACTGCACCTTCGAGTACATCGGCGATTTCGTCCTG TGCAAGGGACCCTCCATGGAGCCCACTCTCCACTCGGACAACGTTCTGCTCACCGAGCGCTTGTCGAAGCACTGGCGAACTTACCAGGCCGGCGACATAGTCATCGCCATATCGCCCATCAATGCCGACCAGTTCATTTGCAAGCGTATCGTGGCCGTATCCGGTGATCAGGTGCTCACCCAGAAGCCCATTCCCCTGGAGGCGGAGTACAGTGGCAGTGCGGATGACAAGAAGAAGCCCGTGATGGTCAAGGACTATGTGCCGCGCGGATACGTTTGGATCGAAGGCGACAACAAGGGCAACAGCTCGGACTCCCGCTACTACGGACCCATTCCGGTGGGCCTCATCCGGAGCCGCGTGCTCTGCCGCATCTGGCCTGTATCCGAGGCCACGGGGCTATAA
- the LOC6524860 gene encoding CDP-diacylglycerol--inositol 3-phosphatidyltransferase: MAIAEHDNVFIFVPNLIGYARIVLALIAFWFMSTNYVISGWCYVTSALLDAVDGHAARAFNQSTRFGAMLDQLTDRCGTTGLLVTLAYFYPRYMFWFQLSIAIDVACHWLFMQTSVVVGRSSHKVNDNFIMRLYYQKDILTFMCCVNELFYVCLYLLNFTYGPLIFGASLFKILAFLTGPFAVLKALISVMHAYVAGIDLAAVDVRERQERRQKSEPVSGKKLE; this comes from the exons ATGGCAATTGCCGAACACGATAACGTCTTCATCTTTGTGCCAAATCTGATCG GCTATGCCCGCATCGTTCTGGCCCTGATCGCCTTCTGGTTCATGTCCACCAACTATGTGATCTCCGGCTGGTGTTATGTAACCTCTGCCCTCCTGGACGCCGTCGATGGACACGCCGCCCGAGCCTTTAACCAAA GCACTCGTTTTGGCGCCATGCTGGACCAGTTGACCGATCGCTGTGGCACCACCGGCCTACTAGTCACCCTGGCCTACTTCTATCCCCGGTACATGTTCTGGTTCCAGCTGTCCATCGCCATCGACGTGGCCTGCCACTGGCTCTTCATGCAGAC gaGCGTTGTGGTGGGACGCAGCTCGCACAAGGTGAATGACAACTTCATAATGCGATTGTACTACCAGAAGGACATACTCACATTCATGTGCTGCGTTAACGAGCTGTTCTACGTGTGCTTGTACCTCTTGAATTTCACCTACGGCCCGCTGA TATTCGGCGCATCGCTTTTCAAGATACTCGCCTTCCTCACGGGTCCCTTTGCCGTGCTTAAGGCATTGATCTCGGTGATGCACGCCTATGTGGCGGGCATCGATCTGGCGGCCGTGGATGTGCGCGAGCGGCAGGAGAGGCGCCAGAAGTCGGAGCCGGTGAGCGGCAAGAAATTGGAGTAA